In Bombyx mori chromosome 15, ASM3026992v2, the sequence tacatgaaataaaataaatccacATTGCTCTACAAACATCAACTACatacattaattatataaaatctaCTTAATACGTAcaaataagaagaaaaaaaaacaattgaagctTATTATTGAGCCTTACTTATTCATGGAAACCTGTAGGTTAGGTTACTTATGTTTTTATAGCTTGAAAAAACCAAGCTGTTTACATCAAAACCAAGCCAGCAAATTAAAAATCTCTTccttatttttagtttatttacagtagattggggagaatagagactagagttagaatagggacaaatctgggatgtcacaatactctTGTTGGGTTGTTAGATATAACTTTGTTGCACTGAAGATGActattatttagtgtttaagaatattatatagtttaattCAGATatcaaaactttgtatctcattaaagatataaaaaattaattacctaaagttaggtacctacctaagaactaaatagtgccagccttATCGAAAAACTCTGTTGTCCCCATAcatagcgtattttttttattgcccttgtaggcagacgagcatacggcccacctgatgctgagtggttatcgtcgcccatggacttcagcaatgccaggggcagagccaagccgctgcctaccgttgtatactctccacaagcctcgtttgaagaaggacaagtcaatGAGAGAAATAGCCTCATTCAAAGAGAATCGGGTCAAGCAAGTTTTTTAaggttttgtgtatattttgtgaCTATATGAactatataaaataatgaatcgtatttaaaaatttaaaccttCGGagccattttaatctcaattttattggtattaccctaAGAATAAAAGcattgaaaatttgttttggaattggAAAGGGTCCCCATTTTCCCCAATCTACGGTACTTAAAGATCATATATAATCATCATACTCAAGCAAAACCAGAAAGCGGTATTGTTTGGGAAATTTGACAAATTATTTAATTGGGTGTCAAAAACTTACAGAAAGCTCCACAAGATAGCTCTGTGAGATAGGTTCAGGTGGCATTGAATTTTGAGAAATCTTAAACACTTTTGCTACAGTAATTTTCATACGACCTTTTCTAAACATGTAACCTGAAATTTAGAATTAGAAAAAgcttaatgttttttataaaattaccgtaattgattgattttaaatgaACCACTGAAAATTATATGCAATTTAATTAAATCCCAAATCTAGGTAATACTTTAAATTGAATTAGTATTTTTGACTATTGGTCTTCTTTGATTCGTCATTATTAACAATAGTGGTATAGTAATAGTGATGATTTAGAATATACTATCAAATACATGTACAATCATATTACTCAtaattgtcattataataaatattattacctTTTACACtgtattcaaattcaattcgGCATCCTAGctcatttaaaaattcaatgAGCATTCCACTGCAGGCTATATCAAGACTGGAACGGACAACTGTTGGCCTATTTTTGTCCCCCAAATCAGGCTGCCCAATGTATCGTAACTGAAATGGCATGTCTCGAGCATCTAATGCTTTACGAACACGCAACATGAGAGGGGGAgcctgaaatttaaatttattaaagatGAACTATTAGAAcatgaaagaaaaatatatagattcaggcATGTCTTTATGCTCACGAATTGTACAGTATTAATAGTGATTACCAAATCATTAGCACTTTTCTTGACCAAACAGGTGACAGCCCAggcaaaatttaatcaatttataatttaatacaagttttattgtattataattttataaccaTTTTATATTCTAGTgtcctaaaataataataacattaacagaaatattttaaaaagttctaagtattattattacctgATGATGATTAGGATCCCGTAGACTGAAACACACTTCCTGGTCATCAAATGTTTCTGGCCCAGCATCAACATTGTCACAAAGACCACGTAATCGGTGAAGTAAAACTTCTACTGCCGAGTCCAACACTGAGCCCTTAATCAAATTTTAGTGGAatcaaaaattaaatgtataatattcaACAATTAACAAACTTGACTGAATCTTGAGAAAAGTTGCTGCCTGTTGCCTAATTATCATAATTTCCAGCTATGAAATActgtaaaattgaaaatcattaaatgaattatttttatttattaagaacaGCATTGTAGGCATTGTAACTAAGACCTTATCTCATGTTTTTTTGGGCTGCTATTATATGTAAGCTATGTATGTATGGGTTCTGATAATATTTTGAATGTAGTATGTAAACAGATCAAATGGGTCAAAAGAATTGGATACAATAGCTGCAACTATGGTAATTAGTTCTGTTAAGTATGCAATTTATGGAAACTGTAGAAGAATGTAGACTATATTGTAATTattctgaaatttaaaatagctGAGCCACTTCAACATCCTGTAGTACCTGAAGTAAGTATTCCTGATTTGGTATAATGTTCGCTTTTAAAGCTTGCGATAAGCTATCTGTAGCTGTTATAGGTGCAGCGTTTGCCGACATTTTATGGAGCTGAAAATCTGAAAACCTACTTCAATAGCAGctatttaaagatttaagttTTGAAGAACTATGTGTGAGCCAAGAAATCATTACACTTATAAACGACTTTTCTGTCTCATAGAGGTGCATTCAGTCTAAATAGTCCATATAACCGAAACTATAAATATtgcgtaaaataaaaaactaggcAATTTTAAAGGAgaaaataaattctaatttcTAATTAACATAATCTAAATACTCATATTGGAATTTAACAAGGTAGAGATATGTTTGCAATCGCTGTTAGCTTGACAGTTACTAACAATGTTGACATTTAGCCTCATTTAGGTGACATTTTGTAATTTCCTTTTTCAAATACAGGAGAGAGAGGCAATGGTATCGCATCATATTATCATATTGGTACGGCcgtatttgtttttaaacattttttgtcaCCAATGATTCTACATgcgaggagtgaaattgtgtgatttgttttattttgtctatttagtgtgtCTTCAGGTTTAAACCTGTAATAACGGttgtttattaactgttcaatatctatgaaagtgcaccaatgtgggaaaatgaaaccaagccgctggacgtaacttctcgggatcgtCCAAAAAGGccaaaatctcagtaaataaccgtCATTTTAGTGAGATTGTATTTCATCCCTTATCATctgttcagttctcgttcaatcacatgaatgaacaatgagtgtgaagagttaatcattaatttcaaactataaaagaatattatttatattttacaataaaattgtattaaagtgctccaatatatgttactagtagtatgtaactacaattacttttttttattttcattacatacctataattgttatattttatacatctataatttcaactatatgatgtattggaaataggacagtcttacaagcttcctcgcaatgtttttcttaatgtttaaaacactcggtattcagtgcaggtagatactataggaacataatatttcgtcgaaaactcaTTGGttgtacaaagcacgcctaaaattcgaaccccgtacccgatatcggcaattcggcacactaactattcactagacaatcgaggcaatttcattaattcaggagttttttcaatcgttcactttgtcacaacactatttttatttcatcaaaacctgacaacacagtaaacgtcagttgacttcgtctaataaaaaatccgactataggtCTATGAGTTCGTTGTACACAATTCACAATTAGCAAAGAGGgagcttaaaaaaacattagaaatGGTCAGTCATGTATCTATAAAACTCGCATCTGAAAGAGTAAATCATTCGGTTGCCTCAAATAATGACCCGCCGCGTTTTTACACTCCTGGCGAAGTCATAACTGGGATAcaagattttatgaggtcggtatTTTTTGCGAAAACAATAttgttaagaattattattactataaatttaataattttgcacTTTAAGAGGCCACGGAACTTACGCAGAAGATGATTGCCTAAAAGCATCTGTTGCTGGGGTTATGCAAAAAGTAAATAAACTTATATGCATTCGCCCATTGAAGAGTCGTTACGTTGGAGAAATAGGCGATGTGGTAGTCGGAAGAGTATTGGAAGTTCAACAGAAAAGATGGAAAGTTGATACCAATTCACGACTTGATTCAATACTTCAACTTTCTTCAGTAAATCTACCTGGCGGAGAATTGGTAAATTAACGCACACTTCCATAATATAAAGCAATCTTCTTGTATCTAATgataactatttatatatttttttaaatccagaGAAGGCGTTCAGAAGAGGATGAGCAGATGATGAGAAAACATTTACAGGAAGGTGATTTGATAAGCGCTGAAGTACAGAATGTATTTTCTGATGGTTCGCTCTCATTGCATACAAGAAGTTTGAAATATGGCAAGGTAATCAGATTTTATGAAGCCAATAAAAAATGACTATTCTAAAGTTCAACAAGAATGTTATaaggaaattaaaaatattcaaatatgtagcaacattaaattttgaaatcctCCAAAGTGAAGATGATATTTATCCTTCTGAGTAGATTAAACATGCTTCATTAGCAAATTGATTACAAGTCTACACAAACACTTAAATCTGCTTTAATTCACTAcctatatgtttaaataaataaaatcaaggGGCGTAaggctatttgttttaagtgaCACTTCGCTTACTACATGGCATCTATCTGTGTAATTAAAGgtaaattttatttggtattagtttatacaattaattgtttttaattgaacaccAATTAAGTAttctccattgaaatagctggaGAAGttttgtcatgtttttttttcaatttttaaattacatgacTTTCCTCTAAACCAAATAGCCCTTCATACCTTAAAATAGAATCATTCATACAGTcctctaataataattaatatcacaaaatgttGAACTTTCTACTCCTTgctaatactaaaaaaaaattaatttaagagtTTGTtcgaaaactttattttttgcaGCTTTCACAGGGAACTTTAATAAAAGTATTCCCGTCATTGATAAAGCGCAGAAAAAATCATTTTCACAACTTACCATGTGCAGTATCTGTCATAATAGGGAATAATGGATATATATGGATTAGTCCACACAAAAGTGATATTCTTATGGAAGGAAATAAGGATGCAattgaaaattatgaaattcaGGTGGGTTAATGCTATCAGTGTGCAGTGTTCGGGAATAGGAGTTAAGAAAGATAAACGATAAACACAAGTTAAAGATTTATTATATCATTTTCACTAAACTTTGTGTTTTTCCATGTTTTAAGAAAATAGAACTCATGCATGTTCTCATGCCCTCATGAAATTGTTGCATATGCTAATATGATGCTGATATCATTTTTATTGCAGCCTGTTGGGAAATCAGAAAGAGAAACGATGGCGCGAgtgaaaaattgtattttggcACTTGTGGCATCTAAGATGATGTTAGATGATACTAGCATAATGTTTGCATTCGAAGAAAGTCTCAAATACGACAATGTAAAGGAACTCTTGGATCCTGAAGCTATGCTTGACGTAGCATTTTTAACTCAgcatagaataaatattattgcagAAGAGTGACtttattgtgttttaattatagctagaaaatattaataataaaggaAATACAGCTTTTTCAATACCACAAAGTTTTCTGTAAATTGCAATTCACTATGGATAGGGCGAACTGATCGTTCTATGTAAATCTGTGTACAATTGCGCTTACGTTTTGTATGGATGGTTGAGTttcgaaatcgtcgtggcctaaaggataagacgttcggtgcattcgtatctagcgatgcaacgatgttggaatcccgcaggcgggtaccaatttttgtaatgaaatacgtacttaacaaatattcacgattgacttccacggtgaaggaataatatcatgtaataaaaatgaaacccgcaaaattataatttgcgtaattactggtggtaagacctcttgtgagtccgcatgggtaggtaccaccaccctgcctgtttctgccgtgaagcagtaatgcgctccggtttgaagggtggggcagtcgtaaccatactgagaccttagaacttatatgttaaggtaggtggcggcgtttaagttgtagatgtctatggggtccagtaaccacttaacaccaggtgggctaagagctcgtctacccatctaagcaataaaaaaaaagttaaattaatacAGTTCATATAGACATCAAATCAATCGCATCGAAGTTTATAAGGTctagtttatgtaggaatatgCCAGCATATATACCAGCTTTATGTACAAATGGTTTTAACTAAACTCGATTATACCTGTCTGTTATGCATGCACGCCTAAAACCATCATGCAACACCTAGCGTGTATGACCTCTATAATGGAGTTATGTTCGCGCGCAAACAACCAAGCGgcataaaatatcaattttgatatttgctcggtagtaTGTACATGCACCGATAACTGCACAGTTTAATCACATACACGCTAAGGCTTGCCTGTCGGTTATGCATGCACAGCTAAAGCCATCATGCAAAACCTAGCTGTAAACAGTATAGTTGTACCTACATGTACATTTGTTTATCATCAAGACATCATATTAGCGTCCTTTGTTTATAAACGGTCGCTATTCTATGTTGCggataaattgtaataatttacttCTTAAGCTTACGACTAACTGATGCTTCATACGAAAACTGATCTTCATGGAAAATTCAACCTTCCGAATAATCTAAGTGTTTTTGGAAAATGTCCGCTATATTTACTTATTATGAGTTGTGAAAGCAGTCTGCTCGAACGTCTCAATCCAAGCTTGGATTAACTTGAATACTAATTAAAGTAATGTAGAAGGCTAACTGTAGTTTTCCCTCATGACTAAAATTGCACGAAGCCTCATatacactcgcgagcaaaagtttggaatcacttacttggaattgattccgcgcgatcttgtgtactaaatatctttttgataatcataaaaatgaaatcattttaaaggttgaactcttaactttaaactgataccaaattcattcaaatcgagcCAGTAGTTAAGGAGTTATTCCGGATTAAGTGAAGAAGGTAGGAAACAAaggaaatatggaaaaataatgaatgcataaaacaacaaaaattaataaataaaaattttatttagccttaaaattaaatgtcagtaCTTTGTGTTCCCTTCCCTTTCCCTAATAACTCCTCGAAGACGATTCTTCATAGACCTGATCAGCTTTTGAATTGATTCTTGTGGGATACCTTCCCACTTCTCAATCAACGCCGATTTCAGCTCATTCAGGCATGAAGGAGCAGAAGTTCTGGAACGAACCCTATTCTTCAGTTCATCCCACACGTGCTGAATAGGATTCAAGTCAGGGCTGAGCGCAGGCCAGTCCAATGTGGCGATATAGACTTCTTCGAAGTATTCAGTTGTTCCACGGGCAGTGTGACAACGAGCGTTATCGTGCTTAAGGAGGAAGCTATCACCGGCATATCCCGCATAGGGAACGACATGTTCCAGCAGAATATTGGAAATGTACCCGTCCGAAGTTGaccgcctcctcgtcccccgCCAGGCACGAAAACAAGCTCGGTTTTACCGTCGAAGGAAATGCCGGCCCACATCATACAAGAGCCGACCCCATAAGCCACTGTTTCAGCGAAACAGCACTGCGCAAATCGCTCCCCAGGCCGCCTGTAGACCCAACCTCTTCGGTCGCTACCATGTAAACACATCCTGCTCTCGTCGGAGAACAGGATTTGCCTCCATTGCTCAACCTCTCAATTAAGATTGGTACGAGCAAATTGAAGGCGTGCTTGTCGATGAGCTACCGTGAGTTTCGGGCCTGTGACAGGCCTTTTTGGAGTCAGATTCGCTTGC encodes:
- the LOC101737211 gene encoding exosome complex component RRP4, with amino-acid sequence MVSHVSIKLASERVNHSVASNNDPPRFYTPGEVITGIQDFMRGHGTYAEDDCLKASVAGVMQKVNKLICIRPLKSRYVGEIGDVVVGRVLEVQQKRWKVDTNSRLDSILQLSSVNLPGGELRRRSEEDEQMMRKHLQEGDLISAEVQNVFSDGSLSLHTRSLKYGKLSQGTLIKVFPSLIKRRKNHFHNLPCAVSVIIGNNGYIWISPHKSDILMEGNKDAIENYEIQPVGKSERETMARVKNCILALVASKMMLDDTSIMFAFEESLKYDNVKELLDPEAMLDVAFLTQHRINIIAEE
- the LOC101736281 gene encoding mediator of RNA polymerase II transcription subunit 18; the protein is MSANAAPITATDSLSQALKANIIPNQEYLLQGSVLDSAVEVLLHRLRGLCDNVDAGPETFDDQEVCFSLRDPNHHQAPPLMLRVRKALDARDMPFQLRYIGQPDLGDKNRPTVVRSSLDIACSGMLIEFLNELGCRIEFEYSVKGYMFRKGRMKITVAKVFKISQNSMPPEPISQSYLVELSVLAPQGQDAIGEDMRAFADQLRPLVQLDKIDYKRLGHMSVS